In the genome of Massilia sp. UMI-21, the window GGCCGCCAGGGCCGACAGGAACACCGAGCCGCCTTGCTCATGACGGCCTTCGCGGCGCAGGATCAGGTTGGCGGTATTGGCGAGCATGGCGGCGCCGGTAAGCGCGGCGCGCATCTGGCCGTCGTGTTTCAGCTGGCCCTGCGGCTTCTCGCCGGAATAGTCGATGGCGCCGACCACGCTGGCGGCGAGGCCGCCGGCCACGCCGCCCACCATGCTGTAATAGGAGGCCTTGGCGTAGTCGGTGTCGCCGGTGGCGCGATGCATGGCGTGCAGGATGAAACCGAAGGGAATCAGGACGGTGGGCGCGGCGATCAGGATCGAACGCAGCGAATGGCCGGCGATGGTGGTCTGTTGCATGACGGTCTCCTGGCTGATGACGGGTTATCGCCGCGAGTGTGACATAGACGCCTGGAGCGACACGCACGCTTGGCCGCCCCCGGGGCGGGTGACATGCACGCAGCAGATCGGGTAAGATCGAGACGCTTTCCCGCACGCCGCACCTGACTGGAGATCCCGTGCACTATCTGCTCATGTATGACCTCGCTCCCGACTACCTCGAACGCCGCGGCGCATTCCGCGACGCGCACCTGAAGCAGGCCTGGGAAGCGCAGCAGCGCGGCGAGCTGGTGATCGCCGGTGCGCTGGCCGACCCGGCCGACCGGGCGGTCCTGATGTTCAGCTGCGACAGCGCCGAACCGGTGCAGATGTTCGCCGCCAGGGACCCCTACGTCATCCACGGCCTGGTGCGCGCTTTCCATGTGCGCCAGTGGAATACGGTGGTGGGCGACGATGCCTTGACGCCGGTCCGCCCCGAATGAGTTTGCCGACGGCAAATATGCACTGAACTTCAGGTAAGATTCCCCGGCTGTCAAGAGCCGGAGAATTCATGCAATCTGCCGTCAACCTGTGGCCGCTGCTCGGCGTCGCGGTCATCGTCGCCGGGTTCCTGCTGCGCGCGCATCCCGTGCTGGTGGTGGTGGCCGCCTGCGGCGTCACCGGCTTTGCCGCCGCGATGCCGGTGGAGGGCATCCTCGCCGCGCTCGGCGCCGCTTTCGTCAAGACCCGCAACCTGCCGCTGATCCTGTTGCTGCCGCTGGCCGCGATCGGCCTGCTGGAGCGCGCCGGTCTGCGCGAGCGCGCCCAGGCCGCGATCGGCAAGGTGCGCTCAGCCACCGCCGGGCGGCTCCTGGTCGTCTACCTGTTCGCACGCGAGACCTCGGCCGCCGCCGGTCTCACCAGCCTGGGCGGCCAGGCCTCGATGGTGCGCCCGCTGGTGGCGCCGATGGCCGAAGCCGCGGCCGAAACCACCTATGGCAACCTGCCCGAACCCCTGCGCCACCGCATCCGCGCCATGGCCGCCGCCACCGACAACGTCGGCCTGTTCTTCGGCGAAGACATTTTCGTGGCCTTCGGCGCCATCGTGCTGATGCAGACCATCCTGCAGGCCGAGGGCATCACGGTCAATCCGCTGCACATGGCCCTGTGGGGCATCCCGACCGCGATCACGGCCTTCATCATCCATGCCTGGAACCTGGGCCGCCTCGACGCCCGTATCCGTCGCGAGATGACAGGCGCGGCCCATGGGACGGAGCCGGAGGCGACCCGGGCATGATCACGCTCGATCACTTCTACCTGCTGGTCGGCCTGCTGTTCGCGGCCGTGGCCTGGCTGAACCTGCGCGACCGGAGCAATCCGCGCCGCGTCACGACCGCGCTGTTCTGGGGCCTGTACGCGCTGGTCTACCTGGCGGGCGAGCGCCTGCCACCGAGCCTGGTCGGCGCGCTGATGATCCTGATGGCGCTGGTGGCCGGCTTCGGGGGCGTCGGCGCCGGCAAGCCGGCCGTGCCGCCGGAAGCGCAGCGCCGCGCCGCCGGCGCCCGGCTCGGCAACCGGCTGTTCATCCCGGCCCTGCTGCTGCCGCTGGTGACCATGCTCGGCGCCACCCTGTTCAAGGATGTGCGGGTCGGCGGCCTGGCGCTGCTCGACCCGGGGCACCTGACCCTGGTCAGCCTCGGCGTCGCCGCGCTGGTGGCCCTGGGCGCGGCCTGCTGGCTGACCCGGTCCACGCCGCTGCAGGGCGTGCGCGAAGCGCGCCGCCTGGTCGATGCGATGGGCTGGGCCGTCGTGCTGCCGCATATGCTGGCGGTGCTCGGCCTGCTGTTCGCCGAGGCCGGCGTGGGCAAGGCGGTGGCGCACGTGACCACTTCCTACATCGACATGGATTCGCGCTTCCTGGCGGTCGCGGTGTTCTGCATCGGCATGGCGCTGTTCACGGTCGTGATGGGCAACGGCTTCGCCGCCTTCCCGGTGATGGCGGGCGGCGTCGGCATCCCGGTGCTGGTCGGGGTCTACGGCGCCAACCCGGCCGTGATGGCGGCGATCGGCATGTTCAGCGCCTATTGCGGCACCTTGATGACGCCGATGGCGGCCAATTTCAACATCGTGCCGGCCGCACTGCTCGACCTGCCCGACAAGAACGCCGTGATCCGGGCCCAGATCCCGACCGCGCTGCCGCTACTGGTGGCCAACATCTTCCTGCTGTACTTCCTGATGAATCGATGATGAACACTGTCCTGCTTACCGGCTTCGAGCCGTTCAACAAGGCGCGCATCAACCCCGCGTGGGAGGCCGTGCGCGCGCTCGACGGGTGGAGCGGCCCGAACTTCCGCGTCGAGGCGCGCCAGTTGCCCTGCGTGTTCGGACAGGCCAATGGGCTGCTGTGCGCGATGGTGGACGAGCTCCGGCCGGATATCGTGATCGCCGTCGGCCAGGCCGGCGGGCGAGGGGAGATCTCGGTGGAGCGGGTGGCGATCAACGTCGACGACGCCGCCATCCTCGACAATGCTGGCCGGCAGCCGGTGGACCGTCCGATCCACGAAGGCGGACCGGCGGCCTACTTCAGCACCTTGCCGATCAAGGCGATGGTGGCGGCGATGCGCGGGCAGGGACTGAAGGCGGGGGTGTCGCAGACCGCGGGCACCTTCGTATGCAACCATGTGTTCTATGGCCTGATGCACCACACGGCCGGCAGGCCGGTGCGGGCGGGCTTCATCCACGTGCCTTTCCTGCCGGAGCAGGCCGAGGAAAGGCCGGACGATCCGCCGTCGATGGCGCTGGACGACATCATCCTCGGCATCATGACGGCGGTCGAAACAGCCGTGAACGTGCAACGCGATGTGGCGCACGTCGGCGGAGCGACCCACTAGGCCGCCCGTCGAGGTGCGCCACGATCCGGGGCGTGGGCCCCGGACTTACTTCGGCAATTAACGCTTTTCCTGCAGCTTCTCGCCGGCGCGCTCCAGCGCGGCACCGGTCTTGTCGCCCACTTTGTCGGCTGCCTGCTCGACTTCGGCAGCGGCTTCCTTGGTTTCCTGCTTCACTTCGGCGCCGGCCTGCTCGATGTTCTCGCCGGCGCGTTCGGCGGCGGCGTCGACGCGTTCGGCAGCGTTTTCGGTGGCGTTCTCGACGCGCTGCGCCGCTTCGCGGGTTTCCTGGGCAGCGTTGGCCGCCGTTGCGTCGATGGCAGCGCCGGCTTCCTGTGCCGGGCCCATGTTCGGATTGTCGTCGGCCTTCTTGCAGCCGGTAGCCATCACGGCAACAGCAAGCATCAGGGCGGAAATGGTGGCGGTGGTCTTCATAGTGTGCTCCTTGTAAAAGGGTTCAAGTTATTCATCTTTTGACAAGAGTTTGCACCAAGGCTCTGCCGAGAACGGTGCGCAAAGTAACGCAGAATGAAGAAAAACTTGCCTTTGCAATAAAATTTATGGAGCGGGGCCTTGCAATAAGTTTTGCCAAAGGGCGATTGCCTTGGAGTGCGCGCCGGGGCGATGTTAGGATGGATCAATGGACCGACGAACCGATTACAAGACCGCGCTGCTGATCGACGCCGCCGTGCACGAAGCGGCCAGCGAGGGCCGCCCGCGCGCCGCGACCGAGCTGGCCAGGCTCGGGGTGCCGCTCGAGATCACGATGCGCGTGCTGACCCGCCCGGTCGAACGGCGCCACCAGATCGCCTCGCTCAATACCGTGGCGGTGGAGATCAAGCGCCAGTGATCAGGCGCCGCCGGCGGTCTTCTCTTCCGGGAACAGGATGTTCAGGAAGGCGCGCACCACCGGCGCATCGCCTTCCACCGGGTAGCTGATATAGAGATTCGCCGAGGGCGGATTGGTCCGGATCGGCAGGAAGCGCACGCCCGGCCAGCCGATCCGGCTGGTGGTCTGGGGCAGCAGCGCCACGCCCAGGCCCGCGCCCACCATCGCCAGCAGGGTCTGGGGTTCGGCCGCTTCCTGGAAAATGGTCGGCTGGAAGCCGGCGTTGACGCAGCACTGGATCAGGTAGCGCGGCTCGGCCGACTGGTCCAGGTGCAGGGTGAGCATCGGCTCGTGGGCGATGTCGATCAGTTCGATGGCATCGTGCTGCGCCAGCGGATGCCTGGCGTTGATCGCC includes:
- a CDS encoding DUF969 domain-containing protein, coding for MQSAVNLWPLLGVAVIVAGFLLRAHPVLVVVAACGVTGFAAAMPVEGILAALGAAFVKTRNLPLILLLPLAAIGLLERAGLRERAQAAIGKVRSATAGRLLVVYLFARETSAAAGLTSLGGQASMVRPLVAPMAEAAAETTYGNLPEPLRHRIRAMAAATDNVGLFFGEDIFVAFGAIVLMQTILQAEGITVNPLHMALWGIPTAITAFIIHAWNLGRLDARIRREMTGAAHGTEPEATRA
- a CDS encoding YciI family protein, translated to MHYLLMYDLAPDYLERRGAFRDAHLKQAWEAQQRGELVIAGALADPADRAVLMFSCDSAEPVQMFAARDPYVIHGLVRAFHVRQWNTVVGDDALTPVRPE
- the pcp gene encoding pyroglutamyl-peptidase I, producing MNTVLLTGFEPFNKARINPAWEAVRALDGWSGPNFRVEARQLPCVFGQANGLLCAMVDELRPDIVIAVGQAGGRGEISVERVAINVDDAAILDNAGRQPVDRPIHEGGPAAYFSTLPIKAMVAAMRGQGLKAGVSQTAGTFVCNHVFYGLMHHTAGRPVRAGFIHVPFLPEQAEERPDDPPSMALDDIILGIMTAVETAVNVQRDVAHVGGATH
- a CDS encoding DUF979 domain-containing protein yields the protein MITLDHFYLLVGLLFAAVAWLNLRDRSNPRRVTTALFWGLYALVYLAGERLPPSLVGALMILMALVAGFGGVGAGKPAVPPEAQRRAAGARLGNRLFIPALLLPLVTMLGATLFKDVRVGGLALLDPGHLTLVSLGVAALVALGAACWLTRSTPLQGVREARRLVDAMGWAVVLPHMLAVLGLLFAEAGVGKAVAHVTTSYIDMDSRFLAVAVFCIGMALFTVVMGNGFAAFPVMAGGVGIPVLVGVYGANPAVMAAIGMFSAYCGTLMTPMAANFNIVPAALLDLPDKNAVIRAQIPTALPLLVANIFLLYFLMNR